In Tenrec ecaudatus isolate mTenEca1 chromosome 4, mTenEca1.hap1, whole genome shotgun sequence, a single window of DNA contains:
- the ENDOD1 gene encoding endonuclease domain-containing 1 protein: MGSARWLALGSLVAVAGLLEGRVVREEEAGFGECDKFFYAETPPALPAAEAHVKLCQRSAGAARFATLYSTQDRTPVYSAFRAARPGAGGQPEHGLVEPQIDDPTSNLEEMISEAEASITVSNLGSKQALNTDYLESDYQKGQLYPVPLSHDDHMATFTLTNAVPMTPSFRERWYTNLNSLMDRALAPQCGNGEDLYLITGAVPSDRRVKGKVAVPEFVWLAACCAGPGGWAMGFVKHTGDGDVIEDVMVKELEKLLPSQPQLFQNNCGDTEQDTEKMKRLLEMVNQVQDEERAVLSQERAVPLSSSKSKRSADLLPPEAPEESSSLLGKLISFIATPFIKLFQWICYLVVGVLKYLLFFLWSITKLVINGLEGCLYRLGSATISYFVAIGEELVSIPWKVLKVLVKIIRAVLRILCCLLKAVCRVLGIPVRVLVDVAMFPVHTMGAVPIVCRDIAVGLGGAVSLLFDTAFGTMGGLFQVVMGICKWIGYRVPLENSGEL, encoded by the exons ATGGGCAGCGCGCGCTGGCTCGCGCTGGGCAGCCTGGTGGCCGTGGCCGGGCTCCTGGAAGGCCGGGTTGTGCGCGAGGAGGAGGCCGGCTTTGGCGAATGTGACAAGTTCTTCTACGCCGAGACGCCCCCCGCGCTGCCGGCGGCCGAGGCCCACGTGAAGCTGTGCCAGCGCTCCGCGGGCGCCGCGCGCTTCGCCACCCTCTACAGCACCCAGGACCGCACCCCCGTGTACTCGGCGTTCCGCGCCGCGCGCCCGGGGGCCGGCGGCCAGCCGGAGCACGGGCTGGTGGAGCCGCAG ATCGACGACCCCACCAGCAACCTCGAGGAGATGATTAGTGAAGCCGAGGCCTCCATCACCGTGAGCAATCTGGGAAGCAAGCAAGCCCTGAATACAGATTACCTGGAGTCTGATTATCAGAAAGGACAGCTGTACCCGGTCCCTCTTAGCCATGATGACCACATGGCCACATTCACGCTCACCAACGCAGTTCCGATGACCCCATCCTTCAGAGAGCGCTGGTACACGAATCTCAACAGCCTCATGGACCGGGCCTTAGCCCCACAGTGTGGCAACGGCGAAGACCTCTATCTCATCACGGGCGCGGTGCCCTCGGACCGCAGGGTGAAAGGCAAGGTGGCGGTGCCTGAGTTTGTTTGGCTTGCAGCCTGCTGTGCCGGCCCCGGCGGCTGGGCTATGGGATTTGTCAAGCACACGGGGGATGGTGACGTCATAGAAGATGTAATGGTGAAAGAGCTGGAGAAACTGCTTCCATCTCAGCCCCAGCTGTTTCAGAACAACTGTGGTGACACGGAGCAAGACACAGAGAAGATGAAGAGACTCCTGGAAATGGTCAATCAAGTGCAGGACGAGGAGCGGGCGGTGCTCTCTCAAGAGCGTGCTGTCCCCCTGTCCAGCTCAAAGAGCAAGAGGTCGGCTGACCTGTTGCCACCAGAGGCGCCTGAGGAAAGTAGCAGCCTGCTGGGAAAACTGATCAGCTTCATCGCTACCCCGTTCATCAAGCTTTTCCAATGGATTTGTTACCTGGTGGTTGGAGTCCTGAAGTACCTGCTCTTTTTCCTGTGGTCCATTACCAAGCTGGTGATCAATGGCCTAGAAGGTTGCCTTTACCGCCTGGGCTCAGCCACCATCTCATACTTCGTAGCCATTGGCGAAGAGTTGGTGAGCATTCCCTGGAAAGTGCTCAAGGTCTTAGTCAAGATCATCAGGGCCGTTCTCCGGATCCTGTGCTGCCTGCTGAAGGCTGTTTGCCGAGTTCTGGGCATCCCTGTCCGAGTCCTCGTGGACGTGGCCATGTTCCCTGTGCATACGATGGGCGCCGTTCCGATTGTGTGCAGGGACATCGCTGTGGGCCTTGGTGGCGCTGTCTCTCTGCTCTTCGACACTGCTTTCGGCACCATGGGTGGTCTGTTTCAAGTTGTTATGGGTATCTGCAAATGGATTGGCTACAGAGTTCCTTTAGAAAATTCTGGGGAGTTATAG